The sequence below is a genomic window from Ipomoea triloba cultivar NCNSP0323 chromosome 2, ASM357664v1.
CCCTCTTCCCCACCACGCCAGCCACCGACGCGAATCAGATCCCGGAGCAGCGGATTCAGGTGATCAAGGTTGTGCCTCACAACCCCAACACAGCACCCGAATCTGCAGCTCGAATCTTCAAGTCCATTcaagaagaaaggaaacaacACTGACTTATAACCCTTTGCTTTGCAGTGACAACCCTGTAAGACTAACCACCATTCTTGCTATTTAGTATTTACATTCCTATAATGATGTTGTTCATCTTtcttttgattatatatatatatatataaatgtaaatatatcaTCTCTTTTTCCCTTGCGAAATGGCCAGTGCAGCAGCCATTGGTTTTTTTCAATGTATTTGGTATCTTCTCTTTGTGTTGTGTATTATATCCCATTCAAGATTTTATCAAAGCTATTCTTTCCTTGTGATCTATAAAAGAGTATTCATCCTTTGTCATTTCGTACAAAAAAAAGTGTGTAATTTATAACGAAAAATTCAGAATTAATAGAAAAAAAGACTTATCCAACAACTCAATAAAGAAGGTATTAGCAAAAACTAAGTTCGTGACTATAAAAATTATGCCCTAAGACTAGCATGAGCGGTTGATCACCTAACTTCAAGTCAGGGTGATATGATCTCTTTCAATAAAGCCTAAATTTAaagctgatagttgattgtatatttatgtttaaattgTATGCTCAACACGTCCCTTCACGTGTGCAGGACGCAAAGATTTTAACCCAAGATCTTTAGTGGctttgatatcaaattgaagcatatgttatatctcaactaaaaatctaaacagCTGATAAttgattgcatatttatgtttatatatatatatatatattctaactCAATTGAGTGTTGTGTAGGTAagaatttactaaaaaaaaattgtccgaATTGGACACGGGTCTTCCCAAGATGTTTGAATTTCTAGGAGGTTCTAACATTCTTGAATGGAGTACAAAATCATTTTCACCTTTCACCTGGCAAACATCCCCCTAGGTTCTTCCGCTAGCACGCTACCATCCCTGTCTATAACATAACACATTCTATAAAACACGGATCCCGTTATGAAGTTTCTTTCTTTGGATCAATCAGTGTCTGCGCCGTTATATCAAGGTAAGAGGCGAAAATCAAGCGACAAAGCAGAAAAGGTGTGAAATCAAGATTCCGTTTTATAGTTCAAACCTTTTACACCGCATTTGGTTCCTTCATAAATCGGTTCTCTTTATGGCAACCATACTCATCATTTATTGAGctaagagagggagagagtaaCTCCCGTTTTGACAAATTGGCAAGTGAATGCGCCGCAGAATCTTGGAAATTGGACGTTTACTTACTTGATTCTGGCATTTCGAGCATCAGCTTCATGTCTGGTGAATGCTGTCTGGATTTTTATGATCTGGGTTGAGAAAAAGTTTCATTCTTGATTGGCTAATGCTCCCTGAGGTGAACAGAATTAGAGTTTCAGATCTTGTTCTATTATTGCTGTGGTTGTATTTCTGAAGCTTTGCTTTTTTGAATCTAGTGTTGTAGATCAAATGTCTCTGGTGATTTCCCATCTACAATTGGTGATTTGCAGGTTGAGAAAACCTAGTTTTCTTACAGATTTGGAACTGTTGCCCTAAAGAAAAGAAGGGATTACTCAGCATTTAAATGGAAATGAAGATGCAGTCAAGGGTTGGGAGTCAGGGGGCATTGGAGGAGGGGGGGAAAGACCTTTCTGTTAGAGTGACAAATCAATACAAGCCTTTACCACTAAGATTACTTCAGTTTCTTCTGTTGTTTTTGGGTGTCTGTATTACGTTTTCGATCGTTAGCATGTACACACTTCGGTATTTGGGAGTTCAGAGTGTGGTTCCTATGATACAGTCTGGGGTTCAGAATGTGGTTCCTAGGATACAGTCATGTTCTCAAGAAGTAAGTAGTTTGGAGAGGTGGATTAGACCGCCATCGGATCTTTTGCATACTATGAATGACACTGAGCTGTTCTGGCGGGCTTCATTCGTTCCTCAAGTGAAAGATTATCCTTTTAAGAGAAAACCCAAGATTGCATTCATGTTCTTGACTAGAGGGCCTCTGCCTTTGGCCCCATTGTGGGAGAGGTTCTTTAAGGGGAATGAGGGGCTTTATTCAATCTACATTCATTCATTGCCCGCTTACAAGCCTAATTTCAATGCATCATCAGTGTTTTACCGTCGACAAATACCTAGCCAGGTAATCATCACTCTTCCTCTTCCACTTTTATGGTCAATCTTATCAACTGCAATTGCAAGTCGAAAGTTTATATTGCACAAAATGCATCTTCCTGTCAATCTGTCATCTTTCTATGTATTTTTCCACTACTGCCTCTTTTAGCATTCTTGATGGATGAGACCATACTGTTGAGAGAGAGGAAACTTAGACGCATTTCCTATATCCTTATTCAAAACCGTTGTAATGTCTTATGTCTAGTAGTTTTGAGAGTGTATGGAGAAGATTTTCGCATTCTCTCAAACACCAGATCATACAGGCATTCAACTTTGTGCTTTTCCTACAGCAATGTTAACAAGACCTAAGGAAGTATATCTCTTTAGGTTCATCATCTGGCTATAAGAAATAATTAATCACGAAATCACCATGTTTGGTAGAAAGAAACTGATCTAAACTACACTTTTGTGGTTCTGCAattatatttatgcatatataaataCTTTGAATAATGCAATTTCTGTATTTTATCGTCCATGGCTGTTCGTCTTCTTGTGTAGGTGGCAGAGTGGGGAAGGATGAGCATGTGTGATGCTGAAAGGCGACTTCTTGCTAACGCGTTGCTTGACGTGTCCAATGAATGGTTTATCCTCCTTTCCGAGGCATGCATT
It includes:
- the LOC116009911 gene encoding glycosyltransferase BC10-like, which produces MEMKMQSRVGSQGALEEGGKDLSVRVTNQYKPLPLRLLQFLLLFLGVCITFSIVSMYTLRYLGVQSVVPMIQSGVQNVVPRIQSCSQEVSSLERWIRPPSDLLHTMNDTELFWRASFVPQVKDYPFKRKPKIAFMFLTRGPLPLAPLWERFFKGNEGLYSIYIHSLPAYKPNFNASSVFYRRQIPSQVAEWGRMSMCDAERRLLANALLDVSNEWFILLSEACIPLQKFSIIYHYISRSRYSFMAAVDEPGPYGRGRYNENMSPVVNLTDWRKGSQWFEVNRKLAVDIIKDEKYYPKFEQFCRPACYVDEHYFPTMLTIESPRLMANRTLTWVDWSRGGAHPATFGKADITEQFFKKMFEKTCIYNNQPTNFCYLFARKFSPSALDPLLEHSSKLLGF